The Rhodocytophaga rosea genome has a segment encoding these proteins:
- a CDS encoding RagB/SusD family nutrient uptake outer membrane protein: MKKILILSGLLVGVTLTSCKDDFLTIVPETELSSVVFFTKEADFQQAVNAAYVPLRTLVNDRMWLLGEMHSDNTYYSRNPLFGATEQQEDIADFAVPTANGVTSNTHVLNAYRQEYLIIARVNQILSQIDKVEFNADSKNNIKGQALFLRAQAYFTLIQLFEKVPMHLTPATGRADAAQPLAEREAVFAQIIKDTQEAIPLLPLKSKQEAGRVTSGAAQTLLGNVYIVQKKWAEAETLLKAVVNSNEYALIPNYADAFSGNAANKNNSESVFEVQFLEGAAGLNGNFIYQMLPRPISPTEIAPITGTSNPQPLDGEGNNTPTPDIIAAYEDGDEREDASIGYVTLSGSARLNKVYPYIKKLAKTHSLNNNHGTNWHIYRYSEVLLFLAEALNEQGKNGEAEGYLNQVRNRANLGNFAGGDLKEAIFRERRVELAFENKRWFDLVRTGRAIETITAYGNRIKANPQAYYYPEGTAPRGNAFNNISIYYGLPADEAALTPNF, translated from the coding sequence ATGAAAAAAATACTCATATTATCTGGTCTGCTTGTAGGGGTTACACTTACCAGCTGCAAAGATGATTTTTTAACCATAGTTCCTGAAACTGAGTTGAGCTCTGTTGTCTTTTTCACCAAAGAAGCCGATTTTCAACAAGCTGTGAATGCCGCCTATGTACCATTGCGCACCCTTGTGAATGACAGGATGTGGCTGCTGGGTGAAATGCACTCTGATAATACATATTATTCCCGGAACCCGCTGTTTGGTGCTACTGAGCAGCAGGAAGACATCGCTGATTTTGCAGTTCCTACAGCCAATGGCGTTACTTCCAATACGCACGTACTGAATGCCTACCGGCAGGAATATTTGATTATTGCCCGTGTCAATCAGATTTTGTCGCAGATTGATAAGGTAGAGTTTAATGCGGATTCCAAAAACAATATAAAAGGACAGGCTTTGTTTCTGAGGGCGCAAGCTTATTTTACCTTGATACAGCTTTTTGAAAAAGTTCCTATGCACCTTACTCCGGCTACCGGACGTGCGGATGCTGCCCAGCCATTGGCCGAAAGAGAGGCAGTATTTGCGCAGATCATCAAAGATACTCAGGAAGCGATTCCATTATTGCCGCTAAAATCCAAACAAGAAGCTGGCAGGGTTACCTCTGGTGCCGCCCAGACATTATTGGGCAATGTATACATTGTGCAGAAAAAGTGGGCTGAAGCCGAAACACTATTGAAAGCAGTAGTAAATAGTAATGAATACGCTTTAATTCCTAATTATGCAGATGCCTTCTCCGGCAATGCAGCTAATAAGAATAATAGTGAATCTGTGTTTGAAGTTCAGTTTCTGGAAGGAGCTGCCGGTTTGAACGGTAACTTTATTTACCAGATGTTGCCTCGCCCCATCAGCCCGACTGAAATTGCGCCTATTACTGGTACCTCTAATCCGCAGCCACTGGATGGAGAAGGAAATAATACGCCTACTCCTGATATTATTGCTGCCTACGAAGATGGAGACGAGCGGGAAGATGCTTCTATTGGATATGTGACTTTGAGCGGTAGTGCCAGACTTAACAAGGTATATCCTTATATTAAAAAGCTTGCAAAAACGCACTCGTTAAATAATAACCACGGCACCAACTGGCATATCTACCGCTATTCTGAAGTACTACTGTTTTTAGCAGAAGCCTTAAATGAGCAGGGCAAAAATGGAGAAGCAGAAGGGTATTTAAACCAGGTACGAAATCGTGCCAACCTGGGAAATTTTGCAGGCGGAGACCTGAAAGAAGCTATTTTCAGAGAAAGAAGAGTAGAACTGGCTTTTGAAAACAAACGCTGGTTTGATCTGGTGAGAACCGGACGGGCTATCGAAACCATTACAGCCTATGGAAACCGGATCAAAGCCAACCCGCAAGCCTATTACTATCCGGAAGGTACTGCTCCCCGTGGAAATGCCTTTAATAACATAAGCATATACTATGGGCTTCCGGCAGATGAAGCTGCACTCACACCTAATTTTTAA
- a CDS encoding GntR family transcriptional regulator produces the protein MYQLKLNPVDKKPKYKQIVESIITDIEKTVLKINEQLPSISELSEEYYLARDTVEKAYKELKERGYITSVQGKGFYVEKNVASKLKILLVFNKLSSYKKIIYYSFLKTLGDKAKVDLQIHHYNATLFKEIIENNLGKYNYYVIMPHFFQDIDKVDYMKIIRNIPPDQLVLLDKDLPGLDSDHLAVYQDFEKDIYSALASATDLLEKYKKLVLVFPSEVNYPFNYPFEIVQGFCLFCIEYNKEFEIVESAYDQIIYPGTAYIAVEETDLAELIKKVRQSSYLLGREIGIISFNETTLKELLSITVITTDFETMGRMTAALLLEKKHIKIKNAFSMIRRNSL, from the coding sequence ATGTACCAGCTTAAGTTAAATCCTGTTGATAAAAAGCCTAAGTACAAACAGATCGTTGAGTCTATTATAACAGACATTGAAAAGACAGTACTAAAAATCAATGAGCAGTTGCCCTCTATCAGTGAACTGAGTGAGGAGTATTATTTAGCCAGAGATACGGTTGAAAAAGCATACAAAGAATTGAAGGAACGGGGGTACATCACCTCCGTACAAGGAAAAGGCTTTTATGTAGAAAAAAATGTAGCCAGCAAACTCAAAATCCTGCTGGTGTTTAACAAACTGAGTTCCTATAAAAAAATAATTTACTATTCCTTTTTAAAAACCCTGGGCGACAAAGCCAAGGTTGATCTGCAAATCCATCATTACAATGCTACTCTGTTTAAGGAGATCATTGAAAATAATCTGGGCAAGTATAATTATTATGTGATTATGCCTCATTTTTTCCAGGATATAGATAAAGTGGATTACATGAAGATCATCCGGAATATCCCCCCTGATCAACTGGTACTGCTTGATAAAGATCTGCCTGGACTTGACAGTGATCATCTGGCCGTTTACCAGGATTTTGAGAAAGACATTTATTCTGCCCTGGCTTCTGCTACCGACCTGCTGGAGAAATACAAAAAGCTGGTACTGGTTTTCCCGAGTGAAGTAAATTATCCATTCAATTATCCCTTTGAAATTGTACAAGGCTTCTGCCTGTTTTGTATTGAATACAATAAGGAATTTGAAATTGTAGAAAGCGCCTACGACCAGATCATTTATCCCGGCACGGCATATATTGCAGTAGAAGAAACCGACCTGGCAGAACTGATTAAAAAAGTGCGGCAGTCAAGCTACCTGCTTGGCCGGGAAATCGGAATTATTTCATTTAACGAAACTACCCTAAAAGAGCTTTTATCCATTACTGTAATTACCACTGATTTTGAAACCATGGGCCGGATGACGGCAGCCTTACTGCTCGAAAAGAAACACATTAAGATTAAGAATGCTTTCTCGATGATCCGGCGGAATTCGCTGTAG
- a CDS encoding right-handed parallel beta-helix repeat-containing protein → MADWVCNGQEESVYQGVIAVILWLLAMIYISSNSPFFFSVITKINDIQDKNSLQNNYRNGVLLLVFLFSSVAAWAEDGVRAGPLVVEPPTLINLGFHWKIEGDDNRNATVQVAYRIAGTRDWKEALPLLRMGGERVIRETEYLDYTVPPMFAGSILDLSPDTEYECRLTMSDPDGVQGESVQLVKVKTRSEPKAAEGRRTLHVYPPDWKGEKQIPSFMGLKAAYYGSGLGDWSVVGERKVQPGDVIVVHAGLYKADRMNYVDPHGIPFDGTYVLTAKGTPDKPIVIRSAGDGEVIFDGAGAHRLFDVTATEHHIFEGITIRNTDVAFSAGLKEVLGASHLTIRSCRMEEVGIGVITEYAGSKNFYIADNIILGRDDRNRLLGWASPGVYGANQLKSYIGIKVYGSGHVICHNAVAFFHDAITVSTYGTPETQEELKAVSIDIYNNDIHLMADDFIEADGGVHNIRVMRNRGVNAGQCGLSAQPIFGGPAYFIRNVLYHIPTGCALKFMSKPAGLIVYHNTFISENTNPQTFSNAHFRNNLFLGTDAPKRPIVVFPNATAYSTSDYNGYRPNRSSEEQYKWVSPEKSQLRDYALTSKDAKSFTSLSTLAQRSGLESHGVELDYTIFENLVAPDAKKPHGIYYATDINFRLKPKSKAIDAGVKLPTVNDSFKGKAPDLGAIEAGDPMPVYGPRNNVSQPFYR, encoded by the coding sequence ATGGCTGATTGGGTATGCAATGGACAAGAAGAAAGTGTATATCAAGGTGTAATTGCTGTCATTCTGTGGCTTCTGGCAATGATTTATATTTCCTCAAACTCTCCTTTTTTCTTTTCTGTGATTACAAAAATTAATGATATCCAGGATAAAAATTCCCTTCAAAACAATTATAGAAATGGAGTTTTGCTACTTGTATTTCTTTTCTCTTCTGTAGCAGCATGGGCTGAGGATGGAGTCCGCGCAGGACCGCTGGTGGTAGAGCCACCAACGCTGATTAATCTGGGCTTTCATTGGAAGATTGAAGGAGACGATAACCGGAATGCAACAGTGCAGGTAGCCTATAGAATAGCCGGAACCAGGGACTGGAAAGAGGCACTGCCTTTGCTCAGAATGGGGGGGGAGCGGGTGATCCGGGAAACAGAATATCTGGATTATACGGTGCCGCCAATGTTTGCCGGAAGTATTCTCGATCTTTCTCCGGACACAGAGTATGAATGCCGCCTAACCATGAGCGATCCGGATGGGGTGCAGGGTGAAAGTGTGCAACTCGTGAAGGTAAAAACCAGAAGCGAACCAAAAGCTGCCGAAGGCAGGCGCACCTTGCATGTATATCCACCCGACTGGAAAGGCGAAAAACAGATACCCAGTTTTATGGGATTAAAAGCGGCTTATTATGGGTCCGGCCTGGGCGACTGGTCTGTGGTGGGTGAACGGAAAGTGCAGCCTGGAGATGTAATTGTCGTACATGCCGGACTGTATAAAGCCGACCGAATGAATTATGTAGATCCCCATGGAATTCCTTTCGATGGTACGTATGTATTAACGGCCAAAGGTACGCCTGATAAGCCTATTGTAATCCGCTCAGCTGGAGATGGTGAAGTGATTTTTGATGGCGCAGGTGCCCACCGCTTATTTGATGTAACGGCTACCGAGCATCATATTTTTGAAGGGATAACCATCCGCAATACGGATGTAGCATTTTCTGCCGGCTTAAAAGAAGTACTGGGTGCCAGTCATCTTACGATACGGAGCTGCCGGATGGAAGAAGTAGGTATTGGTGTGATCACGGAATATGCCGGTTCTAAAAATTTTTATATCGCTGATAATATCATTCTAGGCAGGGATGATCGCAACCGGCTGTTAGGTTGGGCAAGTCCTGGGGTGTATGGGGCCAACCAGTTGAAAAGCTATATCGGCATTAAAGTATATGGTTCCGGTCATGTGATCTGCCACAATGCGGTGGCTTTTTTTCATGATGCCATTACTGTTTCTACCTATGGAACCCCGGAAACGCAGGAAGAATTAAAGGCAGTGTCTATTGATATTTACAACAATGATATTCACCTGATGGCCGATGATTTTATTGAAGCCGATGGAGGGGTACATAATATCCGGGTGATGCGCAACAGAGGGGTAAATGCGGGCCAGTGCGGCTTGAGCGCACAGCCTATTTTTGGAGGTCCGGCGTACTTTATCCGCAATGTGCTCTACCATATTCCTACTGGCTGTGCGCTCAAATTTATGTCTAAGCCTGCTGGATTGATTGTATATCACAATACATTTATCTCCGAGAATACGAATCCCCAGACATTTTCTAATGCACATTTTCGCAACAATCTTTTTCTGGGAACCGATGCCCCAAAACGGCCCATCGTTGTTTTCCCCAATGCTACTGCCTATTCAACTTCTGATTACAACGGATACCGCCCCAACCGCTCGAGTGAGGAACAGTATAAATGGGTTTCTCCGGAAAAAAGCCAGTTGCGGGATTACGCCCTAACCAGTAAGGATGCTAAGTCTTTTACATCGCTTTCTACCCTTGCTCAGAGAAGCGGTCTGGAATCGCATGGAGTTGAATTGGATTATACTATCTTCGAAAATCTTGTGGCTCCAGATGCTAAAAAGCCGCATGGCATTTATTATGCAACGGATATCAATTTCAGGCTCAAACCGAAAAGCAAAGCCATCGATGCAGGAGTAAAACTACCTACAGTAAATGATAGCTTTAAAGGCAAAGCACCAGATCTGGGAGCCATAGAAGCGGGAGATCCGATGCCAGTATATGGTCCCCGTAATAATGTAAGCCAGCCATTTTACCGTTAA
- a CDS encoding bifunctional aldolase/short-chain dehydrogenase, which produces MQNIQSHFQYVSYLWDEEYAASLGRDEVALLIYRSNLLGADLRLTNYGGGNTSAKTTEKDPLTGQPVEVMWIKGSGGDLGTLKKSGLAGLYLDRLQSLKKVYRGLQFEDEMVELFNHSIYDLKSKAPSIDTPLHAFLPYKHIDHLHPDAAIAIAASKEGKQINHELFSGQIGWVDWQRPGFDLGLKLDAAVQENPNLRGIMLGGHGLFTWGDTAYESYVNTLEVIERYSAFLQDNYNKKRKVFGGWRSQPVPADKRKEQAAALAPVLRGLCSSQTRMIGHFTDDERVLEFINSHDVDKLAPLGTSCPDHFLRTKISPLVLSLSPDENLSDAKAIRSKLEPAFEAYRVMYKNYYEKCKHPNSPAVRDANPVIILYPGVGMFSFAKDKQTARVASEFYINAINVMKGAEAVSEYVALEPQEAFNIEYWLLEEAKLQRMPKPKPLSGKIALITGSGGGIGKAIAKKFADEGACVILNDNDAERLETANIEFLKNFGKDTVSSVSLDVTSAQSVEEAFKAAALAFGGVDIIVNCAGLSISKPLTEHTEQDWNLLYNVMQKGQFLVSKYGVEILRKQQLGGDILNIVSKNGLMAGPNNVAYGSVKAAQLHMSRLLAAELGPEKIRVNVVNPDAVIADSKIWQSGWAEGRAKAYGISVEELPSYYAKRTLLNEIILPEDIANACFVFVGSLLNKSTGNMLNVDGGLSTVFAR; this is translated from the coding sequence ATGCAAAACATTCAGTCACATTTCCAGTACGTAAGCTACCTCTGGGACGAAGAGTATGCGGCGTCTTTAGGCCGGGATGAAGTAGCCCTGCTCATATACCGTTCCAATTTGCTGGGCGCCGATTTGCGGCTGACCAATTATGGAGGAGGGAACACAAGTGCAAAAACAACAGAAAAAGATCCGCTCACCGGACAGCCGGTAGAGGTCATGTGGATCAAAGGCTCAGGAGGTGACCTGGGCACACTCAAAAAAAGCGGACTGGCCGGATTATACCTCGACCGCCTGCAGAGTTTGAAAAAAGTGTACCGGGGACTCCAGTTTGAAGACGAAATGGTAGAACTGTTCAACCACAGCATCTATGATCTTAAATCTAAAGCACCTTCTATTGACACACCTCTTCACGCCTTTCTGCCCTACAAACACATCGATCACCTGCATCCGGATGCAGCTATTGCCATTGCCGCCAGTAAAGAGGGCAAACAGATTAATCACGAATTATTCAGTGGACAAATCGGCTGGGTAGACTGGCAACGGCCGGGTTTTGACCTGGGCCTGAAACTGGATGCCGCTGTGCAGGAGAATCCTAACCTGCGGGGTATTATGCTCGGTGGACATGGCTTATTTACCTGGGGAGATACAGCCTATGAAAGCTATGTGAATACATTAGAAGTCATAGAAAGATATTCTGCTTTTCTACAGGATAATTATAATAAGAAGAGAAAAGTATTTGGCGGATGGCGTTCGCAGCCTGTACCGGCCGACAAACGGAAAGAACAGGCGGCTGCCCTGGCACCTGTGTTACGGGGATTATGCTCTTCTCAAACCCGCATGATTGGCCATTTTACGGATGATGAACGGGTACTGGAATTTATTAATTCGCATGATGTAGATAAACTGGCACCCTTAGGCACCTCTTGCCCCGATCATTTCCTTCGTACCAAAATCAGTCCGCTGGTGCTTTCACTATCACCAGACGAAAATCTATCTGATGCAAAAGCCATCCGGTCTAAGCTGGAACCAGCTTTTGAGGCATACCGGGTGATGTATAAGAACTATTATGAAAAGTGCAAACATCCCAATAGCCCCGCTGTCCGGGATGCCAATCCGGTTATTATTCTGTATCCAGGCGTAGGCATGTTCAGCTTTGCCAAGGATAAACAAACCGCCAGGGTAGCCAGTGAATTTTATATCAATGCCATTAACGTGATGAAAGGGGCGGAGGCGGTATCTGAATATGTAGCCTTGGAACCTCAGGAAGCCTTTAATATCGAATACTGGTTGCTGGAAGAAGCCAAATTGCAGCGAATGCCGAAACCTAAACCTCTGTCTGGTAAGATCGCCCTGATTACTGGCAGTGGAGGCGGAATAGGTAAAGCCATCGCCAAAAAATTTGCCGATGAAGGCGCTTGTGTGATTCTCAATGATAACGATGCCGAACGGCTGGAAACGGCCAATATTGAATTTCTGAAAAATTTTGGAAAAGATACTGTTTCGTCTGTTTCACTGGATGTTACGTCTGCTCAATCGGTAGAGGAAGCTTTTAAAGCAGCTGCCTTAGCTTTTGGAGGGGTAGATATTATAGTGAATTGCGCCGGACTCAGTATATCAAAACCACTCACCGAACATACCGAACAAGACTGGAACTTGCTCTATAATGTGATGCAAAAAGGCCAGTTCCTGGTAAGTAAATATGGGGTAGAAATCCTGAGGAAGCAGCAACTGGGAGGCGATATTTTAAATATTGTAAGCAAAAACGGCTTGATGGCTGGCCCTAATAATGTGGCCTATGGTTCTGTAAAAGCAGCCCAGTTACACATGAGCCGCCTGCTGGCAGCAGAACTCGGACCAGAAAAAATCCGGGTGAATGTAGTAAACCCAGATGCTGTGATTGCAGATAGTAAAATATGGCAAAGCGGATGGGCAGAAGGCCGTGCCAAAGCCTATGGAATATCTGTGGAAGAACTCCCTTCCTATTATGCCAAACGGACGCTTCTGAATGAGATTATTTTGCCGGAAGACATTGCCAATGCCTGTTTTGTTTTTGTAGGTAGTCTGTTAAATAAATCGACCGGCAATATGCTTAATGTAGACGGAGGCCTTTCTACTGTTTTTGCGAGGTAA
- a CDS encoding SusC/RagA family TonB-linked outer membrane protein, with product MKRHKLPLQPLVLLALAGCMYLPASAQSLKADRVLQPQSLLAMIPASKPVAVTITGRVTDDTNQGLPGVNVLLKGTTNGTTTDGTGKYSLSVPDATGTLVFSYIGYTTEEVAINGRSTIDVSLVADIQSLSEVVVVGYGSQLKKEVTGAVQTVSSADLKDIPVSTVAQKLQGRLAGVQINQTTGKPGQGMNIRIRGQLSVTGGSDPLYVVDGFPINGNINFISPDEIEEITILKDAASTSLYGSRAANGVVLVTTKKGKPGQTNVSFNTFAGIQKVPMRGRIDMMDAEEFAQFKKEYYTDQNAASPSPVADPVPDVFKDPSIYRGKNNDWYDALLREAPLQSYNLSITSNKEKLSTSLVAGIYDQQGVVLNNKYKRYSGRLNMDYEISDKVRVGLNIAPNYVFDNTPRTDGDRGTGILFNALHTWPVMPIYDENGELTLFNRLPANTGNIFAYPNWVRAANELTNETRQINLLSNAYIQYSPMKGLALKSTVNVQTLNQKFFFFNPSTATSNINTPIPTTAVSIRENQEDVTLLNENLATFSKSFGSHNFELLGGFSNQWFRRDRTRIQADTYADDRLPTVQGGININRAGTISDVQEWSLTSLFSRLTYNFKGKYLFTAAVRGDGSSRFGANNRWGVFPSASVGWVVSDEPFLQNVSQISFAKLRASFGVTGNNNIGNYTQYARINNTINAVFGNNVAPGAGIISLANPDLGWETTSQFDAGIDLGLFSDRIQFLYDFYTKKTTNLLYSVQIPQESGFTNFNDNIGEIKFWGHEFAINTRNLEGKLKWTTNANVSINRNKVVALAEGIDRVYGTFHITQVGKPFGQFYGHQAQGVYMNAEDLANSPQVPGRSVVGSIKLTDQNGDGIITNGGDFDDRVIIGNPFPKFTYGITNNFNYGKFDLSIVGSGSYGNELLVRHLYSTANLDGVFNLVDGVKYRFRSPENPGKGMYGTTVGGGNVTGIERDWMNSRFIADASFFTIKNITLGYTIGGITKFIKSARVYASVQQVYIFTKYWGGPNPETSAQGDGNGDGGNLSQGIDFSNYPVPRTYSLGVNVNF from the coding sequence ATGAAAAGACATAAACTCCCCTTACAACCACTGGTTTTGCTGGCGCTTGCAGGGTGTATGTATCTCCCGGCCAGCGCTCAATCGCTTAAAGCCGATCGGGTACTGCAACCCCAATCGTTGCTGGCGATGATACCAGCCAGCAAACCTGTAGCCGTTACCATTACAGGTAGGGTTACCGACGATACTAATCAAGGTTTACCTGGTGTGAACGTACTTCTGAAAGGTACTACGAACGGTACAACTACTGATGGTACCGGAAAATATTCGCTGTCGGTTCCTGATGCTACTGGCACATTGGTTTTCTCTTATATCGGATATACCACTGAAGAAGTTGCCATTAATGGCCGCTCTACTATCGATGTATCTTTAGTGGCTGATATCCAGTCGCTGAGTGAAGTAGTTGTAGTAGGATATGGCAGCCAGTTGAAAAAAGAAGTAACAGGTGCTGTACAAACTGTGAGCTCTGCTGACCTGAAAGACATACCAGTATCTACCGTAGCCCAGAAACTGCAAGGCAGACTGGCAGGTGTTCAGATCAACCAGACCACAGGTAAACCCGGCCAGGGCATGAATATCCGTATCCGTGGCCAGTTATCGGTTACTGGTGGCAGCGATCCTTTATATGTAGTGGATGGTTTCCCAATTAACGGAAATATCAATTTCATTAGCCCAGATGAAATAGAAGAGATTACCATTCTGAAAGATGCCGCTTCTACTTCTTTGTATGGATCGAGGGCAGCCAATGGCGTAGTATTGGTTACTACCAAAAAAGGTAAACCCGGCCAAACCAATGTGAGCTTCAATACTTTTGCCGGTATTCAGAAAGTGCCGATGCGGGGCAGAATTGATATGATGGATGCAGAAGAATTTGCCCAGTTTAAAAAAGAATACTACACGGATCAGAATGCCGCTTCCCCTAGTCCCGTAGCCGACCCCGTACCTGACGTTTTCAAAGATCCTTCGATATACAGAGGTAAAAATAACGACTGGTATGATGCTTTACTCAGAGAAGCTCCGCTGCAAAGCTACAACCTGAGCATTACCTCTAATAAAGAAAAATTGAGTACCTCTCTGGTTGCCGGTATATACGATCAGCAAGGTGTAGTATTAAATAACAAATACAAGAGATATTCAGGCCGCCTAAATATGGACTATGAAATATCTGATAAAGTACGCGTGGGTTTAAATATTGCCCCCAATTATGTGTTTGACAATACGCCCAGAACAGACGGAGACAGGGGAACAGGTATTTTATTTAATGCCCTGCATACCTGGCCAGTCATGCCGATTTATGATGAAAACGGAGAACTTACTTTGTTCAACCGGCTTCCAGCAAATACAGGGAACATTTTTGCCTATCCTAACTGGGTAAGAGCGGCCAATGAACTGACCAACGAAACCAGGCAGATTAATTTATTATCCAATGCCTATATTCAATACTCGCCTATGAAAGGTCTGGCGCTCAAATCTACAGTGAATGTGCAGACATTAAACCAGAAGTTTTTCTTCTTTAACCCATCTACAGCCACTAGCAACATTAATACACCTATCCCTACTACGGCTGTTTCGATCCGGGAGAACCAGGAAGATGTTACCCTGCTGAACGAAAACCTGGCTACCTTTTCCAAGAGCTTTGGCAGTCATAATTTTGAATTACTCGGTGGATTCTCCAATCAATGGTTCCGCAGAGACAGAACCCGTATTCAGGCAGATACCTATGCCGACGACCGGCTCCCTACTGTTCAAGGCGGTATCAATATCAACCGGGCAGGCACCATTAGCGACGTGCAGGAATGGAGTTTAACCTCACTTTTCTCCAGATTGACTTACAATTTTAAAGGAAAATATTTGTTTACGGCTGCTGTGCGGGGTGATGGTTCTTCCCGGTTTGGTGCCAATAACCGCTGGGGCGTATTCCCATCTGCATCAGTAGGCTGGGTAGTGTCTGATGAGCCTTTCCTGCAGAATGTTTCTCAGATTTCTTTTGCTAAACTCAGAGCTAGCTTTGGGGTAACCGGTAATAACAATATTGGTAATTATACCCAGTATGCCCGTATTAACAATACAATTAATGCCGTGTTTGGAAATAATGTAGCACCCGGAGCAGGCATTATCTCTCTGGCTAATCCTGATTTAGGATGGGAAACCACCAGTCAGTTTGATGCCGGTATCGATCTGGGTTTGTTCAGCGACCGCATCCAGTTCCTGTATGATTTTTATACCAAGAAAACGACCAATCTGCTCTACAGCGTACAGATTCCTCAGGAATCCGGATTTACTAACTTTAATGATAACATCGGTGAAATTAAATTCTGGGGACATGAATTTGCCATTAATACCAGGAACCTGGAAGGCAAATTAAAATGGACCACCAATGCCAACGTTTCCATTAATCGCAACAAAGTAGTAGCCCTGGCAGAAGGCATAGATAGAGTATATGGCACTTTCCACATTACCCAGGTAGGAAAACCATTTGGCCAGTTCTATGGACATCAGGCGCAAGGCGTGTACATGAATGCCGAGGATCTGGCTAATTCACCACAAGTACCTGGCCGCTCTGTAGTGGGCAGTATCAAGTTAACGGATCAGAATGGAGATGGCATTATTACCAATGGAGGTGATTTTGACGACCGGGTTATTATCGGTAATCCTTTCCCTAAATTCACTTATGGTATTACCAATAACTTTAATTATGGCAAATTTGACCTAAGCATTGTAGGTTCCGGTTCTTATGGCAATGAACTTCTGGTTCGCCACCTGTATAGCACTGCTAACCTGGATGGGGTATTCAATTTAGTGGATGGCGTAAAATACCGCTTCCGCTCTCCTGAGAATCCAGGCAAAGGAATGTATGGTACTACGGTTGGAGGTGGCAACGTAACCGGTATCGAAAGAGACTGGATGAACAGCCGCTTTATTGCTGATGCTTCTTTCTTTACCATTAAAAATATCACGCTGGGTTATACCATTGGCGGCATTACTAAGTTTATCAAATCAGCCAGGGTGTATGCCTCTGTACAGCAGGTATATATATTTACCAAATACTGGGGTGGACCAAATCCTGAAACCAGTGCACAAGGAGACGGAAACGGCGATGGTGGTAACTTAAGCCAGGGGATTGATTTTTCCAATTATCCGGTTCCACGTACCTACAGCCTGGGGGTTAACGTGAATTTCTAA